In a single window of the Actinomycetota bacterium genome:
- a CDS encoding transglycosylase domain-containing protein encodes MEPKPRLSFLYTEGKPTIFGWILIAGTIVGVLAIGVLATIVLTVDVPLPDAAPGGSATEVLDSKGDLIGTLKGEQKRKIVPLDQISPFLREAAVATEDRSFYEHTGISPRGMVRALFSNVQAGGVSQGGSTITQQYARNAYGVVGTERTITRKIREIALARKIESNYSKDKILEFYLNTIYFGRGAYGAEAASLTYFKKPAKDLTLNEAAYMAGAIRSPENYQPDENPENVVRIRNEVLGDLVATGKITEADAGAARAEDILLQFKLGQTELDSSKAGYFIEYVRRVLRTKQFGFSDAELLGGGLKIETSLDLKMQEAAEQAVSSVMNQPTDPEVALIAMDPDGNVRAMIGGRDTQDRVRALGFNFAANVGSEDGGGRQAGSAFKPIALASFLEQGEPVTRTFPGPAKITIDNPLCRDGAGNPWTVSNFDSEGYGTLDVARATHNSVNTIYAQMMAEVVTPKEFIGTADELGINIPAGDEGCALALGTTAVTPMEMAQAFTTFGARGQRPEPLVIRKVTSANGEILVERAPNTRRALDEEVADTVNEVLQGVIANGTARGASIGRPAAGKTGTTQNHVDAWFAGYTPDLTAVVWMGFPPNETGQIPEMSSVRGRRVTGGSFPATIWKSFMQAALRGTKETEFAKPEEKVPTAVPTTSCPEGTVQGAGGGCEPAVPLPTVTEFSDEPLPGFTTTPQIPPPPPPRPVPPRPTPRPSPIPTASPTPSPTPSPTPSPTPTATQVAGAPGNGNGNGKG; translated from the coding sequence GTGGAACCCAAGCCCCGACTCTCCTTCCTCTACACAGAGGGCAAACCGACCATCTTCGGCTGGATCCTGATTGCCGGAACGATCGTCGGGGTCCTGGCGATCGGCGTGCTCGCGACCATAGTCCTGACCGTCGACGTCCCCCTCCCCGACGCCGCCCCCGGAGGAAGTGCGACCGAGGTGCTCGACTCCAAAGGCGACCTGATCGGGACCCTGAAAGGGGAGCAAAAGCGCAAGATCGTGCCCCTTGACCAGATCTCACCCTTCCTCCGGGAGGCGGCCGTGGCCACCGAGGACCGAAGCTTCTACGAGCACACCGGGATCAGCCCCCGAGGCATGGTGAGGGCACTGTTCAGCAACGTCCAGGCCGGCGGGGTGTCCCAGGGCGGGTCGACGATCACCCAGCAGTATGCCCGTAACGCCTACGGGGTGGTGGGGACGGAACGCACGATCACCCGCAAGATACGGGAGATCGCCCTGGCGCGGAAGATCGAGAGCAACTACTCCAAAGACAAGATCCTCGAGTTCTACCTGAACACCATCTACTTCGGCCGGGGCGCCTACGGAGCGGAGGCTGCCTCCCTCACCTACTTCAAGAAGCCGGCAAAGGACCTGACCCTCAACGAGGCGGCGTACATGGCCGGGGCAATCCGGTCGCCGGAGAACTACCAGCCCGATGAGAACCCCGAAAACGTCGTCCGCATCCGCAACGAGGTGCTCGGGGACCTGGTGGCAACGGGCAAGATCACGGAGGCGGACGCCGGGGCGGCCCGTGCCGAGGACATCCTGCTTCAGTTCAAGCTTGGGCAGACCGAGCTGGATTCGTCGAAGGCCGGCTACTTCATCGAGTACGTACGGCGGGTGCTGCGGACCAAGCAGTTCGGGTTCAGCGACGCCGAACTGCTGGGGGGCGGGCTCAAGATCGAGACCAGCCTGGACCTCAAGATGCAGGAGGCCGCAGAGCAGGCGGTGTCCAGCGTAATGAACCAGCCGACCGACCCCGAGGTTGCCCTGATCGCGATGGACCCGGACGGCAACGTCCGGGCGATGATCGGAGGCCGGGACACCCAGGACCGGGTCCGCGCCCTGGGATTCAACTTCGCGGCCAACGTCGGATCGGAGGACGGCGGCGGCCGTCAGGCGGGCTCGGCGTTTAAGCCGATCGCGCTGGCCTCGTTCCTCGAGCAGGGGGAGCCGGTCACCAGGACCTTCCCCGGTCCGGCCAAGATCACCATCGACAACCCCCTGTGCCGGGACGGCGCGGGCAACCCCTGGACCGTGTCCAACTTCGACAGCGAGGGTTACGGCACGCTGGATGTCGCCCGGGCCACCCACAACTCGGTGAACACGATCTACGCCCAGATGATGGCGGAGGTCGTCACTCCGAAGGAGTTCATCGGCACCGCAGACGAGCTTGGGATCAACATCCCGGCCGGAGACGAGGGTTGCGCCCTGGCGCTCGGGACGACCGCAGTGACCCCCATGGAGATGGCGCAGGCCTTCACCACCTTCGGGGCCAGAGGCCAGCGCCCGGAGCCGCTCGTCATCCGCAAGGTCACCTCAGCGAACGGAGAGATCCTGGTCGAACGGGCGCCCAACACCCGTCGAGCACTCGACGAGGAGGTCGCCGACACGGTCAACGAGGTACTGCAGGGGGTCATCGCCAACGGCACCGCCAGGGGAGCGAGCATCGGTCGCCCTGCGGCCGGCAAGACCGGCACGACGCAGAACCACGTCGACGCCTGGTTTGCCGGCTACACCCCCGATCTGACGGCGGTCGTCTGGATGGGATTCCCCCCGAACGAAACCGGCCAGATCCCTGAGATGAGCAGCGTGCGCGGCCGCCGGGTAACCGGGGGCTCGTTCCCGGCGACCATCTGGAAGAGCTTCATGCAGGCCGCGCTTCGCGGCACCAAAGAGACCGAATTCGCAAAGCCGGAGGAGAAGGTCCCAACGGCGGTCCCGACCACGTCCTGTCCTGAGGGGACGGTCCAGGGCGCGGGCGGCGGCTGTGAGCCGGCCGTTCCGCTGCCGACCGTCACCGAATTTTCGGACGAGCCGCTTCCGGGCTTCACGACTACCCCACAGATACCGCCGCCTCCGCCGCCGAGGCCCGTTCCGCCCCGGCCGACGCCGAGGCCGAGCCCGATACCCACCGCAAGTCCGACCCCGTCGCCGACGCCCTCACCCACACCCAGCCCGACGCCGACCGCCACCCAGGTGGCCGGTGCTCCGGGGAACGGAAACGGAAACGGTAAGGGTTAA
- a CDS encoding transcriptional regulator, with protein sequence MSEPNEELVLDRLIHEPGRLAILTVLSSVKSADFVFLQRTTGLTKGNLSSHLTKLEEAGLVQIEKRFVLKKPNTNVELTKVGRERISDHWNRLDRLKNLAQPQIQE encoded by the coding sequence ATGTCGGAGCCTAACGAAGAGCTCGTCCTCGACCGTTTGATCCACGAGCCGGGACGCCTCGCAATCCTCACGGTGCTCTCCTCGGTGAAGTCGGCCGACTTCGTCTTCCTACAGCGGACCACCGGGTTGACCAAGGGAAACCTGTCGAGCCACCTGACGAAGCTGGAGGAGGCCGGCCTGGTGCAGATCGAGAAGCGATTTGTTCTGAAAAAGCCCAACACCAACGTCGAGCTGACGAAGGTGGGCCGGGAGCGGATCAGCGACCACTGGAACCGGCTGGACCGGCTGAAGAACCTGGCCCAGCCTCAGATCCAGGAGTAA